The nucleotide sequence CCCACCAActctagttgctataatctctaAGTCAATCAATGGCTAAGTCACCATGAGCTCTCAAaagctagctacactaaagagctcaactaggtgAGAAGCTACACTAGCAAagataagacaagctctcaaaactaattacactaaagagctacacttgcttgcatctattgcaaaaccgaccattgcccttcacaaagctaactttgtgagttgcaaaggctgccttgcctttcttgggggtatagcccaatctctccttgttgagagaaaacctttggctacccaagcactttagcaagcgggcacctccaccataggcattgcctaaggcatgagtgagctcattgacctccttcttgagagtctcattctcaaccattagtgaggcatcacaagtgaaaccatcattaGTAGATGAGGTAGAaatggaagtactacaagaaggattagtgggagcaacaataataggaCTATaagaagattcatcaataagatcacatgttagtcccacatcacaagtcaCGATCACTTGCTCCATCTTGGTCTCCTTCTCCTTAGCTTGCTCAAatagagaggagtgagctttttcaagcttagtgtAAGCAaggccaagctcctcatggtcttcctttagacaCTCATGAGATGCTTGGAGCTCATCAAAAGATTGCTTAAGGGCTTTGAGCTCCTTTTGCAAtgctttgcactcctttctcttcttttcataGCCGGTGCTAAGTTTGTCACATATCTCTATGAGCTCATCCTTGGAGTAgtcttcctcatcatcactcctataatcatcactttcatcatattttaccttagtgGGCTTTGCCATAAGACATGTTGAAGGAGTGTCGAAGAGGGATGGCTTGTTGTGGATGGCGATGCTTGCAACTGCCTTCTTGATGGacctcttgtcatcatcatcatcactatcattggtgcaatcactatcccaagtgaccacatagccaccttcccttcttcttcttgaagttcattttcttctccttcttttccttcttgtcattcttcttcttcttatcctcctCCTCATTGTCATccttgtagggacaatttgccgCAATGTGTTCTAGGCTCTTGCACTCAAAGCATAGCCTCACATGATCCTtcatgtgatctcttctctttcttgcaccatagcctctcttcttcatgaatttgcccatcttgcgcactagaagagccatggcctcatcatcaatgtcacttgcatcttcatcttcacttgaagctTCTTTCTTTACTTTGCCCTTGCTCTTGGATGAGGTGGatgccttgaatgccacactcttttctttcttgtctttcttctcttcatCTTCATGGTCACTATCATTGTATTGAGCATCGGTCATGACATCTCTAAGTATCTCATTGGGAGATACATCGGTCAATCCTCCTCTAAAGATGATAGTTCTCAATGTTTTGAATTTCTTtagcaagcacatcaagaacttatgtgagaagtcCTCATCCTTTACTTTTTTACCCAAACTCTTAAgatcattgacaatgacttggagcctatagaacatctctggaatggactcatcatctttcatcttaaaGTTGGATAGCTTGTCCTTGAGCatgtatagcttggcactcttTACTATTgtagtgccctcatatgtttcctccaatcttgtccacacTTCATTAGCCCTCTCAAGATCCTTGacttgctcaaacacctttgaatcaatgcCATTGTAAATAgtattgagagccattgtattgcattgcttattTGCTCTCTCATTATCGGTGAGGTTGGTGGGATCAAGAATCACAAAGTCATGCTCGGTTACATCCCACACTctatcattgattgaaccaaggtacatcttcatctttctcttccaatagtcaAAGGAACTAGTGCCATCAAAGAAAGGTGGTTTGcccccaacatggttgaacacaacttgagccataatttgagcACCGagattgttaagccttcaataaatggtgaccatggctctgataccacttgaaaggtcctaattggctagagggggggggggtgaatagcctaatttaAAAACTACAAAACACTAGGCAAACTTGTTAGACAACTAATTGGCTATGAAGCTTTTTGCACTAGCTCTaacaagtgttgcaagccacctatcccaccAACTCTAGCTGCTATAATCTCTAAGTCAATCAATGGCTAAGTCACTATGAGCTCTCAAaagctagctacactaaagagctcaactaggtgAGAAGCTACACTAGCAAAGATAAgaaagctctcaaaactaattacactaaagagcttgttacaactagtttgcaggaaTGTAAATGAGAGGAATGTGAtctttataccgccgtgtcgaggaatgaaccaatcacaataagatgaataccaatcaccgggagaaatccaatgaatcaatcacaatggagacacatgatttttctcccaaggttcacatgcttgccggcacgctagtccctgttgtgttgaccaacacctcgtggttcagtggctaattggCAATCCAAAGCCAAGCTGTTTCAAagagcactgcaagaacctaccgcAAGtgtggtagctcaatgacatgagcaatccactagagttgcctttggcgctctactggggaaggcacaagaaccccccACAAATCATCAGAGccagccatgaacaatcaccaacacgtgctgAACCTCCACTACTGCTtcgagctgtctaggtggtgggaaccaccaagagtaacaagaactccacaGCCACAATgaccccaagtgccactagatgcaatctctcaagcaaatgcactagggatcactcccaatctcacagagtgggaggtgtttgcataggctcacaaggaaatcaagtatgtcaaagtgccaagagagtgagccccaagccggTACCTTTCTATTTATAGATCCCCAAGAAGCAGAGAGCCATTGGGAGTTtatgggttgaccggacgctgccctaTGTTCGGTCGGGTgagtctggtcgcccgatgcctACCGAGTGTCCCTCCATTCAACTATAGTCATTAGATTTCAATAGTCGAAAATGGTCAGCGTCACAGTCAACCAACGACTAGACGCACCTCTCTGATTGACCAGATGCTGCGCCACTCAGAGTTCGGTTGATTACAGTAAGGTTTTGGGGCACAAAAAACATGACTGGATGCATCAGGTCTAGGGTGACCTGATGCACCCCTACGTTTGATCCACCTCGGTGTTCTCCTCTATGTGCTTGCAACACCGACATCACCATACATCATCGCGACCTGATGCACCAGCGTCGTGTTCGATCGTGTCCACCTCTAGGCATCCGATCATGACTTAGTCTTCTTGGCCACACcacaacactgaccggacgcacccaaggtgagtccggtcacctcgGCGTCAGCGTCTGTTCACATTCcttcacctccttttctttttctaagtccacgaccgcttcacccttgcttccaacttgctaaccacaaagtatagaacttgtgtgcacgtatgttagcatttttcaaagtattttacaAGGGTCACAAGATAGCACACTATgttcctaaatgcaatgcatgaatcatgtcacctagtggcactcgataaaccgtttagccaaagaattgccctctttatagtatggctatcgatcctaagtcactcacaccctctatggtgtcttgagtacaAAACAAAAATGGTCCTAtcacatatacctttgccttgagcccatttttgtttttctcttttttattttccaaatgtaaagcacttgatcatcttttggtcgcctccatcaccatgaccatcatctagctccaccacttggcatgggacttatcatttcatgtctACACACTTAGTGCAATGATTAGTCCCTAGgcttcatcaattatccaaaaccaaactagggctttcacacgCCTATGGCCATAGTTCCTGCTTGACATTTTTTTGCTTCTGACTCCTTTCTTTCTCATAGTTGCTAATGGTGCATAGCTAGAggaagtctcggttccttcatCAGCAGAAGGTGGTTTGGGATGGCCTTGTCACGGAGGCTGCCTTCGGTCCTAGGAGGCGGAGGCCCATCAGCGAGCTAAGAGGGCAAAGAAGGAGCTTGTGGCTTTGTGTTGAGATAATGAGGTGGACATGCAGGTCAAGAGGGAGCACGATGAGTTGCGCTAGGCTGAGTCATAGCTCTGTGCAGAGCGTGACGTGGCCTGGCAAGATCACATCGATGCCCAGTGCCAAATTAGCAGCCTCCTGAGCGCGGTTGAGGAGGAGAAGAAGCTGAAGGCGGACGCTCAGAAAGCATCTGCCGACCTTGCTACAGAGGTTATCCAAGGTAGGGCCCATGCCTAGACCTTGGAGTCTGAGGGGGAGCATTAATGCAAGGAGGCGGACCAAGACAAGGCGAACATTGAGCATGTCGGCCTATCTAGCATCGTCGGCTTAGTTTGCGATGAGCTCCAGGTGGTGCAATCAGAAGTGACGAACACGCTGGCAGCTCACGCTGGCCAGATCATTGGTCAAGTGCATGAGCTTGAAAGTGATGTTCTCTGCACTGGTGTGAATCAGGTCTTCGCAATCACCCATTCTCATTACACGAATATCAATCTTGAGGTGTTGAGTCTGGGGTATCCTGACACTTATAAAGATAAGGAGCTAGATGAGCTTGAAGACATAGTCACCCACCTCTCACAGGCCCTGTCAGATAGGATCGAAGGCATAGTGCTCCCCTGGAGGGGTTGAACTGTTAGATTTGGGCTGTAGCACCAAGAACTTGTAATGAACAagtatttttgct is from Miscanthus floridulus cultivar M001 chromosome 7, ASM1932011v1, whole genome shotgun sequence and encodes:
- the LOC136464985 gene encoding uncharacterized protein — its product is MAQVVFNHVGGKPPFFDGTSSFDYWKRKMKMYLGSINDRVWDVTEHDFVILDPTNLTDNERANKQCNTMALNTIYNGIDSKVFEQVKDLERANEVWTRLEETYEGTTIVKSAKLYMLKDKLSNFKMKDDESIPEMFYRLQVIVNDLKSLGKKVKDEDFSHKFLMCLLKKFKTLRTIIFRGGLTDVSPNEILRDVMTDAQYNDSDHEDEEKKDKKEKSVAFKASTSSKSKGKVKKEASSEDEDASDIDDEAMALLVRKMGKFMKKRGYGARKRRDHMKDHVRLCFECKSLEHIAANCPYKDDNEEEDKKKKNDKKEKKEKKMNFKKKKGSDDDDDKRSIKKAVASIAIHNKPSLFDTPSTCLMAKPTKVKYDESDDYRSDDEEDYSKDELIEICDKLSTGYEKKRKECKALQKELKALKQSFDELQASHECLKEDHEELGLAYTKLEKAHSSLFEQAKEKETKMEQYFHFYLIY